One stretch of Paenibacillus sp. FSL R5-0341 DNA includes these proteins:
- a CDS encoding class I SAM-dependent methyltransferase — MTNGKNLSDTDLLFNLSVWEEAWKNRPRSSKYKKKSAPFNTEEAFERWARDYHAQSFTEEGKQRSERIMGWIENQGVEFAGLSILDIGAASGIFTIPFAEKGASVTAVEPSELLVSLMKETIPSALESKIDIVKERYEEISIQDKGWEKKYDFAFASMCPAMSDWETIEMAINCARKYVYISTMAGQREHTLMDELKDVLGVTSSYKAGDMGYIQQLLYLKGYSYTMIITREVNSFEVPVKEVIEKLPEWLNTYELPTDEDSLRLAEKYIRDTYKGSMVAFSRGARFGKILIQLEQPNMKTVITKDKR; from the coding sequence GTGACTAATGGAAAAAATCTATCGGATACCGATCTGTTATTTAACCTTTCTGTGTGGGAAGAGGCATGGAAGAATCGTCCGAGAAGTTCAAAATATAAGAAGAAAAGCGCACCATTTAATACAGAAGAAGCTTTTGAGCGGTGGGCCAGAGACTATCACGCACAGTCGTTTACTGAAGAAGGAAAACAGCGGTCTGAGCGTATTATGGGCTGGATTGAGAACCAGGGGGTGGAGTTCGCAGGGTTATCCATTTTAGACATTGGAGCCGCTTCAGGTATATTCACCATTCCTTTTGCAGAAAAAGGAGCAAGTGTGACCGCTGTGGAACCTTCTGAGTTACTAGTCTCCCTTATGAAAGAAACAATACCTTCAGCTCTGGAATCCAAAATCGATATCGTAAAAGAACGATATGAGGAAATCTCTATTCAGGATAAAGGCTGGGAGAAGAAATATGACTTTGCATTTGCATCCATGTGCCCGGCGATGTCGGATTGGGAAACGATTGAGATGGCGATCAACTGTGCCCGGAAGTATGTGTATATAAGCACTATGGCGGGACAGAGGGAACACACACTAATGGATGAACTTAAGGATGTACTGGGTGTAACTTCTTCATATAAGGCCGGTGATATGGGATATATTCAACAGTTGCTGTATTTGAAGGGTTATTCATACACCATGATCATTACGAGAGAAGTTAACTCATTTGAAGTACCGGTGAAAGAGGTTATTGAGAAGCTGCCAGAATGGCTTAATACGTATGAGTTACCAACAGATGAGGATTCCCTCAGACTGGCTGAGAAGTACATCCGAGATACATACAAGGGTAGTATGGTGGCTTTCTCGCGGGGAGCAAGGTTCGGTAAAATTTTGATTCAACTGGAACAGCCAAATATGAAAACAGTCATTACTAAGGATAAGCGATAA
- a CDS encoding nucleotidyltransferase-like protein, with protein sequence MELKNLAFLSEQSEETGAVGAIAYSHPGERFHGSLVQDFELLVLVVHNDDQLKSTVGHYRYGDLRYQMIYASRHELQSSVVTGNHHNLTQCLIEGEIIWEADSALSDLREELSAFGAELREQKLLHEFTSFLRMYVEAKRHIQEGHVVDAYYNVLEALGNWARIVLIEQGIYPDHAVWTHVQNLDRALWKLYQELTVSSETLEQRVELVLLACEFSVMSKMSECSELLLRVLRSRKEPWSMNELVHHPQLRFVREDLPLVLRKLVFRSIVKESAGWPSIGGEGREIRYWIEA encoded by the coding sequence GTGGAATTAAAGAACCTTGCTTTTTTGTCCGAACAGTCGGAAGAGACGGGGGCAGTTGGGGCTATCGCTTATTCCCACCCGGGAGAGCGATTCCACGGCTCCCTAGTTCAAGATTTTGAATTATTAGTACTTGTTGTTCATAATGATGACCAATTGAAGTCGACGGTGGGACATTATAGATATGGTGATCTTCGTTATCAAATGATCTATGCGAGCCGTCATGAGTTACAGAGTAGTGTCGTTACCGGGAATCATCATAATCTCACCCAGTGTCTAATTGAAGGTGAGATTATCTGGGAAGCAGACAGCGCCTTAAGTGATTTACGAGAAGAACTGTCTGCCTTTGGGGCAGAATTACGTGAGCAGAAGCTGCTTCATGAATTCACCAGTTTCTTGAGAATGTATGTGGAGGCTAAGCGCCATATCCAGGAAGGGCATGTTGTAGATGCCTACTATAATGTATTAGAGGCTCTGGGGAACTGGGCAAGAATTGTATTGATTGAACAGGGGATATACCCGGATCATGCCGTCTGGACACATGTACAGAATCTGGATCGCGCTTTGTGGAAACTATATCAAGAGCTTACGGTAAGCTCCGAGACGCTGGAGCAGCGAGTAGAGCTTGTCCTGCTTGCCTGTGAGTTTTCCGTAATGTCCAAAATGAGTGAATGCTCTGAGTTGCTGCTACGTGTGTTAAGAAGTCGCAAAGAGCCGTGGAGCATGAATGAACTGGTTCATCACCCGCAGTTAAGGTTTGTTCGAGAAGATCTGCCATTGGTTCTGCGCAAGCTGGTCTTTCGTTCTATTGTAAAAGAATCTGCAGGATGGCCATCGATCGGAGGAGAGGGCCGGGAAATTCGGTATTGGATTGAGGCATAA
- a CDS encoding helix-turn-helix domain-containing protein: MIIFGILLSTLPILLTGIAAFIYSSNQTELHRTQANRQLLEQMQSNVEHKLATVSYMLDQALRSPVTLRSLSASSSSQENGPLLADKLQSEFQHMRSWEPLLDITLVNQSQNWLIDHAGLYRNTDFPLALPMKDLISDTLTSGWQLSPSSVFSNDERTPGTGCIYHIALARSIPNLNTSSDAALIAGIPACSLQNTLGEASIDNTASGLIILNREQRILVHPDPVYIGQPLSAIGLADRDTGDNISKLTSIPFSTGFEEREVKIAGTHYSLTYSPSTLKGWTYVLISPTNILTQEYIEIGLHTLYISIFLLLLSLLLAWLGSKRMHIPIRKLLTQLGDNRLSKESITFAQQSPQLHDEFEQIRAGVSQLSASRSQLENTLNMHLLQIRTHFMINLFQGKSPVHTLPDTLNEYGYTRQVREWQQIAVITLQADLVNHTKYSANDRDLLLFAIQNILEETVVHNQQLLPIVLEHTVVTVIGTVEKDHSVFSQHLYVLTEQLQQQIDEILALQVSIGFSQPHSSLYHIPQAYTEAMEALKHRMKLGTGIIFQYENIDHYAPTWSMTYPESLEYTLIQAIQSADEVQAYALLHQALEVIFGMECTPEEYQVALTRLLTHILQMTQESGIRLGQISQSHGSMFHELHGLQYASEVEDWFNHQVILPIIQIFKGRQYAQYQHISEKMIAMIHQDYDKDLTLEECAMKLHYNANYLSSVFRKETGCAFSEYLTKYRFNIAKKWLDESDLTVKDIAARLRYNNPQNFIRSFRKWEGITPGQYRERKQKAEVSNRK; this comes from the coding sequence ATGATCATCTTCGGAATCCTGTTAAGCACCCTGCCCATTTTGTTAACGGGAATTGCCGCATTTATCTATTCATCGAACCAAACTGAATTGCATCGTACACAAGCCAACAGGCAGTTGCTGGAACAAATGCAATCCAACGTAGAGCACAAACTCGCTACAGTCAGTTATATGCTTGATCAGGCTCTTCGATCTCCAGTAACCCTCCGCTCCCTGTCTGCTTCATCCTCAAGTCAAGAGAACGGCCCGTTACTTGCCGACAAGCTGCAGAGCGAGTTTCAACATATGAGGTCGTGGGAACCTTTGCTGGATATTACCCTGGTGAATCAATCTCAGAATTGGCTTATTGACCATGCTGGATTATATCGTAATACCGATTTTCCATTGGCACTTCCCATGAAGGATTTGATATCGGATACGCTAACTTCCGGATGGCAGCTCTCCCCTTCATCGGTGTTTAGTAATGATGAGCGTACGCCCGGAACAGGTTGTATTTATCATATTGCCCTTGCGAGGTCTATTCCGAATCTGAATACGTCCTCTGATGCTGCCTTGATTGCCGGAATTCCTGCATGCTCTTTGCAAAATACGTTAGGAGAAGCCTCCATAGACAACACTGCCTCAGGACTGATCATTTTAAATCGGGAACAACGTATCTTGGTGCATCCCGATCCTGTATACATTGGACAACCGTTGTCTGCAATTGGATTAGCGGATCGGGATACGGGGGACAACATAAGCAAACTAACATCCATCCCATTTTCAACGGGCTTTGAAGAACGGGAAGTCAAGATCGCGGGTACGCATTATTCCCTGACCTATAGCCCTTCTACCTTAAAAGGATGGACTTATGTTCTAATTTCACCTACCAACATTCTGACACAAGAATATATCGAGATCGGATTACACACCTTGTATATCAGTATCTTCTTGCTTTTACTTTCATTACTGCTCGCATGGCTCGGCTCCAAACGAATGCATATTCCAATCCGTAAACTTTTAACCCAACTTGGTGACAACCGCCTGTCCAAAGAGAGCATCACTTTCGCTCAGCAATCACCACAGCTGCATGATGAATTCGAACAGATCAGAGCAGGTGTCTCACAATTATCTGCCTCTCGCTCCCAACTGGAGAACACGCTAAATATGCATCTGTTACAGATTCGCACTCATTTTATGATAAATCTATTCCAGGGTAAGAGCCCTGTTCATACTCTTCCTGATACTCTGAATGAATATGGCTATACGCGTCAGGTTCGTGAATGGCAACAAATTGCTGTTATTACACTTCAGGCCGATCTCGTTAATCATACAAAGTATTCAGCTAATGATCGTGACCTCTTATTATTCGCTATTCAAAATATATTGGAGGAAACGGTTGTGCATAACCAACAACTGCTTCCTATTGTACTGGAACATACGGTAGTCACGGTGATTGGGACTGTTGAAAAGGATCACTCTGTTTTTTCACAGCACCTATATGTATTAACAGAACAGTTACAACAGCAGATTGATGAGATTCTAGCTCTTCAGGTCAGTATAGGCTTCAGCCAACCGCACAGCTCCCTATATCACATCCCTCAGGCTTACACAGAAGCCATGGAAGCATTAAAGCATCGGATGAAGCTGGGGACAGGTATTATCTTTCAATATGAGAACATCGATCATTACGCTCCCACTTGGTCTATGACCTACCCGGAATCTTTGGAATATACGTTGATCCAAGCGATTCAAAGTGCGGACGAAGTCCAAGCTTATGCTCTTCTGCATCAGGCCCTGGAAGTGATCTTTGGTATGGAGTGTACACCAGAGGAATATCAGGTGGCCCTTACGAGGCTGCTAACGCATATTTTGCAAATGACTCAGGAATCCGGTATACGACTCGGACAGATCTCCCAAAGCCATGGATCGATGTTTCATGAACTTCATGGTTTGCAGTACGCGTCTGAAGTAGAGGATTGGTTTAATCATCAAGTCATCTTGCCTATCATTCAGATTTTTAAGGGGAGACAGTATGCCCAGTACCAACATATATCCGAGAAGATGATTGCCATGATTCATCAAGATTATGATAAGGATCTGACGCTCGAGGAATGTGCTATGAAGCTTCACTACAATGCCAACTACTTAAGTAGTGTTTTTCGCAAAGAGACAGGCTGTGCATTTAGTGAATATCTAACCAAGTACCGATTTAACATCGCTAAAAAATGGCTGGACGAAAGTGATTTAACGGTAAAAGATATCGCAGCCCGACTTCGGTACAACAATCCGCAAAATTTCATCCGATCATTTCGTAAATGGGAAGGTATCACCCCCGGCCAGTACCGGGAACGTAAGCAGAAAGCAGAAGTGTCGAACAGAAAGTAG